In one window of Streptosporangium album DNA:
- a CDS encoding bifunctional acetate--CoA ligase family protein/GNAT family N-acetyltransferase — protein sequence MRRAVPDECDALLREGGIAHIRPLRPDDRARLHELVDRSSERSAYLRFFTGGTASAHAYMDHIATLDYSGRALVAVVNGQLVAVAEYIPGDAGDAEIAILVDDGMHHRGLGTLLVEHLALNAADEGVRELVANVLAENRPMLRMLDDVGLTTRRAFSDGTVEIRMDPHPTPGVLERIEERAHQAASASLTRLFCPESVAVIGAGRAPGGVGHRILCNLLQGGFPGPVYPINPHARQLCGMPAYASVKNVPGPIDLAIIATPARTVLELARDCAGHGMRDLVVVTTGFAEAGETGAEDELLRICREAGIRLVGPNCLGIVNTEARLNASFLPHPPIPGRLALMSQSGAIAVALIDRAIDRGTGISSFASVGNKADVSGNDLLEYWEDDLATDVIALYLESFGNPRRFERIARRVSRRKPIIAIKSGRGGSGERAVRSHTAAAATPDVAVDALLKASGIIRVETVQDMLDTACLLAAQPLPQGSRVAIVGNSGGPQTLAADACEQRNLLVPELAPVTCERLRARLPVAAAVANPVDLTAGGSARDLAFAVETALADPGIDIVLVVYTPPFGSGLGRTRQAISHAATVTGKTVVACITGHDGLLSGRVPCYAFPEQAVRALRHAVDYASWRAVPQAPPAEPHPAEAVAARDIVEADLARHPGGRWLDYGTAARLLGCYGVQVAEAVEAVEVDGPDSAAEAAVVIEPPVVLKATGPDLVHKSDIGGVRVGLGTPDEAGRAYREMAGAIGPAMTGAIVQPMVEPGVEIIIGGVAHEAFGPLLMIGMGGVTAELLADRSFRVPPLSDQDPAAMIAELRCAPLLAGYRGRPCADIAALRKQVAGVGRLLDNLPEVAELDLNPVIVTPADAVVVDVRIRLAPAAPPLSLLRRRLR from the coding sequence ATGAGGCGAGCCGTTCCTGATGAGTGTGATGCCCTGCTGCGTGAGGGCGGCATCGCCCATATCCGGCCGCTGCGGCCGGATGACCGCGCGCGGTTACACGAACTGGTCGACAGGTCGTCTGAGCGTTCGGCTTACCTGCGATTTTTCACCGGTGGTACGGCCAGCGCCCACGCCTATATGGATCACATCGCCACGCTGGACTACTCGGGCCGCGCGCTGGTCGCCGTGGTGAACGGTCAGCTGGTGGCCGTGGCGGAGTACATCCCCGGCGATGCGGGCGATGCCGAGATCGCGATCTTGGTTGACGACGGGATGCACCATCGCGGCTTGGGCACCCTGCTGGTTGAGCACCTGGCATTGAACGCCGCCGACGAGGGCGTGCGCGAACTGGTCGCCAACGTACTGGCCGAGAATCGCCCCATGCTCCGAATGCTGGACGACGTCGGGCTGACCACCAGGCGGGCATTCAGCGATGGAACGGTTGAGATCCGCATGGATCCGCATCCCACTCCGGGCGTGCTGGAGCGGATCGAGGAACGCGCACACCAGGCGGCGTCCGCCTCCCTGACCCGGCTGTTCTGCCCGGAGTCGGTCGCGGTGATCGGCGCCGGCCGAGCCCCGGGTGGAGTGGGCCACCGCATCCTGTGCAATCTCCTCCAAGGAGGCTTCCCGGGCCCCGTCTACCCGATCAACCCGCATGCCAGGCAACTTTGCGGCATGCCCGCGTACGCGAGCGTGAAAAACGTGCCGGGTCCGATCGATCTGGCGATCATCGCGACCCCGGCTCGCACCGTGCTGGAGCTCGCCCGTGACTGCGCCGGCCACGGCATGCGCGATCTCGTCGTCGTCACGACGGGATTCGCTGAGGCCGGAGAGACGGGTGCGGAGGACGAACTGCTGAGGATTTGCCGGGAGGCCGGCATCCGGCTGGTCGGCCCCAACTGTCTTGGCATCGTCAACACCGAAGCCCGGCTCAACGCCAGCTTCCTGCCCCACCCGCCGATCCCGGGGCGTCTGGCCCTGATGTCGCAGTCCGGCGCGATCGCGGTCGCCCTGATCGACCGCGCCATCGATCGGGGAACCGGCATCTCCTCGTTCGCCTCGGTCGGCAATAAGGCCGATGTCAGCGGCAACGACCTGTTGGAGTATTGGGAGGACGACCTGGCGACCGACGTGATCGCCCTGTATCTGGAGTCGTTCGGCAATCCCCGCAGGTTCGAACGCATCGCGCGGCGGGTGAGCAGGCGGAAGCCGATCATCGCGATCAAGAGCGGCCGCGGTGGCTCAGGCGAGCGAGCGGTCCGCTCCCACACTGCGGCCGCCGCCACTCCGGACGTGGCCGTCGACGCCCTGCTGAAAGCCTCGGGGATCATCCGCGTGGAGACCGTCCAGGACATGCTCGACACCGCGTGTCTCCTGGCTGCCCAGCCGCTGCCGCAGGGCAGCCGGGTGGCCATCGTCGGTAACTCGGGCGGGCCGCAGACCCTCGCCGCCGACGCCTGCGAACAGCGCAACCTGCTGGTCCCCGAGCTGGCCCCCGTCACCTGCGAGCGGCTGCGTGCCCGGCTGCCGGTCGCGGCGGCCGTGGCCAATCCCGTCGACCTCACCGCCGGCGGCAGCGCGCGGGATCTGGCGTTCGCCGTCGAGACCGCCTTGGCGGATCCGGGCATCGACATCGTCCTGGTCGTCTACACGCCGCCGTTCGGCTCCGGCCTGGGCAGAACCCGCCAGGCCATCTCCCACGCGGCGACGGTGACGGGCAAGACCGTGGTCGCGTGCATCACCGGGCACGATGGCCTGCTGAGCGGGCGCGTGCCCTGCTACGCCTTCCCCGAGCAGGCGGTGCGGGCACTGCGCCACGCGGTGGACTACGCGTCGTGGCGCGCCGTGCCGCAGGCTCCGCCTGCTGAGCCGCATCCGGCCGAGGCCGTCGCCGCGCGCGACATCGTCGAGGCGGACCTGGCGCGCCATCCCGGCGGCCGATGGCTCGACTACGGCACCGCCGCCCGCCTGCTCGGCTGCTATGGCGTCCAGGTGGCCGAGGCGGTCGAGGCGGTCGAGGTCGACGGGCCGGACAGCGCTGCGGAGGCGGCCGTCGTGATCGAGCCGCCGGTGGTGCTCAAGGCCACCGGCCCTGACCTGGTGCACAAGAGCGACATCGGTGGCGTCCGTGTCGGCCTCGGTACGCCGGATGAGGCCGGCCGTGCCTACCGGGAGATGGCCGGCGCGATCGGGCCGGCCATGACCGGCGCGATCGTCCAGCCGATGGTCGAGCCGGGTGTTGAGATCATCATCGGTGGCGTCGCGCACGAGGCCTTCGGACCTCTGCTCATGATCGGCATGGGCGGCGTGACCGCCGAGCTTCTGGCCGACCGCTCCTTCCGGGTGCCGCCTCTTAGCGACCAGGACCCGGCAGCGATGATCGCCGAGCTCCGCTGCGCGCCGTTGCTGGCCGGCTATCGCGGACGCCCGTGTGCCGACATCGCCGCGTTGCGGAAGCAGGTCGCCGGCGTCGGGAGGCTCCTGGACAACCTCCCGGAGGTAGCCGAGCTCGACTTGAACCCAGTGATCGTCACTCCGGCCGACGCGGTGGTCGTGGACGTGCGGATACGGCTCGCCCCCGCCGCTCCGCCGTTGTCGCTCTTGCGCAGGCGGCTTCGATGA
- a CDS encoding CBS domain-containing protein produces MNEPAHGAFGSFLEAKMVVSVGDVMTRRVLSVGEDTRFKDIAEVLVTHAISAVPVVDGAGHVIGIVSEADLLHREGDEEPFPGPAGPPPQAQPDQWLKVGKTKGRTARELMTAPAITVSMDTPVVTAGRLMEHHGVKRLPVLDDHGRLAGVVSRYDLLKVFVRSDRDIEHEVRVDILVRSLWMDTSRVRVAVQDGVVTLSGRMILRGEAQIAVWMTKQVGGVVDVIDELTWERDITPSEKER; encoded by the coding sequence ATGAATGAGCCGGCCCATGGCGCCTTTGGGTCCTTTTTGGAGGCGAAGATGGTTGTCAGCGTCGGAGACGTCATGACCCGGAGGGTCCTTTCGGTGGGCGAGGATACCCGTTTTAAGGATATCGCCGAGGTGCTCGTCACCCATGCGATCAGCGCTGTGCCGGTGGTAGACGGTGCCGGCCATGTGATCGGCATCGTCTCCGAAGCCGATCTCCTGCACAGAGAAGGGGACGAAGAACCGTTTCCCGGCCCGGCCGGCCCGCCGCCGCAGGCCCAGCCGGATCAGTGGCTGAAGGTGGGCAAGACCAAGGGCAGGACTGCCCGGGAGTTGATGACCGCTCCTGCGATCACCGTCTCGATGGACACACCGGTGGTGACCGCCGGCCGTCTGATGGAGCACCACGGCGTCAAACGGCTGCCGGTGCTCGACGACCACGGTCGTCTGGCGGGCGTCGTCAGCCGCTACGACCTGCTGAAGGTGTTCGTCCGCTCTGACCGGGACATCGAGCATGAGGTCCGGGTGGACATCCTGGTGCGGTCGCTGTGGATGGACACCTCGCGTGTCCGGGTCGCCGTCCAGGACGGCGTGGTGACGCTGAGCGGGCGGATGATCCTGCGTGGTGAAGCCCAGATCGCCGTTTGGATGACCAAGCAGGTCGGCGGAGTGGTCGATGTGATCGACGAGCTCACCTGGGAGCGGGACATCACCCCTTCCGAGAAGGAACGTTGA
- a CDS encoding Hsp20/alpha crystallin family protein codes for MRHEQRGLVPDLLDWLDIPFAALRPPMTQPIKFEDYLKEGRYVLRAELPGIDPEKDIEITLSNGVLTVHAERRDEHKDQHRTEFHYGSFTRSVTLPASVDDNDIRATYDKGIMEVSVKLADSKQKGKRIPIESKPQAEN; via the coding sequence ATGCGCCATGAGCAGCGAGGACTCGTCCCTGATCTGCTCGACTGGCTGGACATTCCCTTTGCCGCCCTGCGGCCGCCCATGACCCAGCCCATCAAATTCGAGGATTACCTTAAGGAAGGCCGTTACGTGCTACGCGCCGAACTTCCGGGAATCGACCCTGAAAAGGATATCGAGATAACCCTGTCCAACGGCGTTCTGACCGTCCACGCCGAACGGCGCGACGAACACAAAGATCAACATCGGACGGAGTTCCACTACGGCTCCTTCACCCGCTCTGTCACGCTGCCCGCCAGTGTGGACGACAACGACATCAGGGCGACCTACGACAAGGGCATCATGGAGGTCAGCGTCAAGCTTGCCGACTCTAAGCAGAAGGGGAAACGCATCCCGATCGAGTCCAAGCCGCAAGCAGAGAACTGA
- a CDS encoding universal stress protein: protein MSRQLPAHVHRRCSTEEENRMIVVGVDGSRAGGLLLGSVALGVSGQATCPVAVIRKMGAQPRNEVVVGVDGSPGGAAAIEFAFAEADLRDAGLHVVHAWGEPVAGCPLEGTPALIDQTGIDQTGAERLLLAEALAGHGERHSGARLVEHIERGHPAEVLRRVSTGAALLVVGSRGRSHIAGLFLGPVSHSLLHHATCSLVVIAVADSA from the coding sequence GTGAGTCGTCAACTGCCCGCTCACGTCCATCGTCGCTGTTCGACGGAGGAAGAAAACCGCATGATCGTCGTTGGCGTCGATGGTTCGCGGGCCGGCGGACTGCTGCTCGGTTCGGTCGCGCTAGGCGTATCCGGTCAGGCCACCTGCCCCGTAGCCGTCATCCGCAAAATGGGCGCACAACCGCGCAACGAGGTGGTCGTCGGGGTCGACGGTTCGCCAGGCGGTGCCGCCGCGATCGAGTTCGCGTTCGCCGAGGCCGACCTGCGCGACGCCGGCCTACACGTCGTCCACGCCTGGGGCGAACCCGTCGCCGGGTGCCCTCTTGAGGGTACACCGGCCCTGATCGATCAGACCGGCATCGATCAAACCGGCGCGGAACGGCTCCTGTTGGCCGAGGCGCTCGCTGGCCATGGCGAGCGGCATTCAGGAGCCAGGCTTGTAGAACACATTGAACGGGGCCATCCGGCGGAGGTGCTGCGTAGAGTCTCCACGGGCGCCGCCCTGCTGGTGGTGGGATCGCGCGGGCGCAGCCACATCGCCGGGCTGTTCCTCGGGCCGGTCAGCCACTCGCTGCTCCACCATGCGACCTGTTCTCTTGTCGTCATCGCCGTCGCAGACAGTGCCTGA
- a CDS encoding universal stress protein: MVESIIAATDGSPAATAAVKWAADDAARRGLPLRIVHVVEGWPYGVAAFPPPDWADLAIRAGEQVLAEAVRAATECRSDVRVTTELIEGSPARTLRDQTGEATELVIGSRGLGGFAGALLGSKVLHVAGHAPGAVVVVRADADKPYGEIVVGVDDSAEGETVLAYAFEQARLRGCVLRAVHAWRPPGPGLVPEFPYEVEKVHRFHQHMVRDRLAAWPEKFPEVEVVEDVQSAHPVQALTDASTRADLVVVGSRGRSVVGSVVLGSVSRGVLHHAHCPVAVIRS, encoded by the coding sequence ATGGTCGAATCGATCATCGCCGCGACGGACGGCTCACCTGCCGCCACGGCGGCCGTGAAATGGGCGGCCGACGACGCCGCCCGCAGAGGGCTGCCGTTGCGGATCGTCCACGTTGTGGAGGGCTGGCCGTACGGTGTCGCCGCGTTTCCTCCGCCCGACTGGGCCGACCTCGCGATCCGCGCCGGCGAGCAGGTGCTCGCCGAGGCGGTCAGAGCGGCCACCGAATGCCGGTCGGACGTCCGCGTGACGACCGAGCTGATCGAAGGGTCACCGGCCAGGACTCTGCGTGACCAGACCGGGGAGGCCACCGAACTCGTGATCGGCAGTCGCGGCCTGGGGGGCTTCGCCGGAGCCCTGCTGGGCTCGAAGGTCCTTCATGTGGCCGGTCACGCGCCTGGCGCCGTCGTGGTCGTCAGAGCGGACGCCGACAAGCCGTACGGTGAGATCGTCGTGGGCGTCGACGATTCCGCCGAAGGCGAGACCGTGCTGGCCTATGCCTTCGAGCAGGCCAGGCTGCGTGGCTGCGTGCTGCGCGCCGTCCACGCCTGGCGGCCGCCGGGGCCCGGTCTCGTGCCGGAGTTCCCCTACGAGGTGGAGAAGGTCCACCGGTTCCACCAGCACATGGTGAGAGACAGGCTCGCCGCCTGGCCGGAGAAGTTCCCCGAGGTGGAAGTGGTGGAGGACGTTCAGAGCGCTCACCCCGTCCAAGCTCTCACCGACGCGTCCACCAGGGCCGATCTGGTTGTGGTGGGCTCGCGGGGCAGGAGCGTGGTCGGTTCGGTGGTGCTGGGCTCCGTCAGCCGCGGCGTGCTGCACCATGCCCACTGCCCGGTGGCGGTGATCCGGTCCTGA
- a CDS encoding multicopper oxidase family protein — protein MITRRQFLKAGAGGTVLLVSRGIPALGGAAIPEGMMDPAAIAKYVTPLAVPPVMPSVSSADDSADQYVIGVRQFRQQILPSGSPATTVWGYGSVRHPWTFSSPAFTVEATADRPVRVTWVNELVDRDGNYLPHLLPVDPTLHWANPPGGASGRDSRPVFTSTPGRYRGPVPIVTHLHGGHNSDDSDGYPEAWYLPQARNIPAGYATEGSQYATFATRFANRDGAPWSPGSAVFRYGNDQRAATMWYHDHTLGMTRLNVYAGLAGFYLLRGGPSDLPSPVLPGPASRVGDPVNRRSCEIPIVIQDRSFATDGSLHYPGSREDFDRFAGPYIPGSDLSPIWNPEFFGTAMMVNGRTWPFLPVEPRRFRFRFLNGCNSRFLELKIVTNPVAKRPVAAALPFWQIGSEGGFLPEPVELGRLLLAPAERADVIVDFARLPAGTELYLINEAPDGVFRGDARAAPADPATTGQVMKFVVRAPAGRDSSVAPDQLTLPSFTPLGSATKTRKVALLERNSAVISGAGPTAVLLGTIDGHGTARMWSDPITETPAVGAIEVWEIHNFTMDAHPIHVHEVLFQAVDRQPFARIARPPERWEKGYKDTVIAYPNEITRIKVMFDRAGLFVWHCHILEHEDNEMMRPYRVEG, from the coding sequence GTGATCACGAGGCGGCAGTTCCTGAAGGCGGGGGCAGGCGGGACCGTGCTCCTCGTCTCCCGGGGGATCCCTGCCCTGGGGGGCGCGGCGATTCCCGAGGGCATGATGGATCCGGCGGCGATCGCCAAATACGTCACGCCATTGGCCGTCCCGCCGGTCATGCCGTCCGTCTCCTCAGCGGACGACTCCGCCGATCAGTACGTCATCGGGGTCCGGCAGTTCCGGCAGCAGATCCTGCCTTCGGGCAGCCCGGCCACCACGGTCTGGGGGTACGGGTCGGTCCGGCACCCGTGGACCTTCAGCTCCCCGGCGTTCACCGTGGAGGCAACGGCCGACCGGCCTGTACGGGTGACATGGGTGAACGAGCTGGTCGACAGGGATGGGAACTACCTGCCGCACCTGCTGCCGGTGGACCCGACGCTGCACTGGGCCAACCCTCCCGGGGGGGCATCGGGCCGGGATTCGCGTCCCGTGTTCACCTCGACCCCTGGCCGGTATCGCGGGCCGGTTCCGATCGTCACCCATCTGCACGGGGGACACAACTCTGATGACAGTGACGGCTACCCGGAGGCGTGGTACCTGCCCCAGGCGAGGAACATACCTGCCGGCTATGCGACCGAAGGCTCCCAGTACGCGACCTTCGCGACAAGATTCGCAAACCGGGACGGTGCGCCGTGGAGTCCCGGATCGGCGGTGTTCCGCTACGGCAACGACCAGCGGGCAGCCACGATGTGGTACCACGATCACACGCTGGGCATGACCCGGCTCAACGTCTACGCGGGCTTGGCCGGGTTCTACCTTCTACGAGGTGGTCCCTCCGACCTTCCATCGCCGGTCCTGCCGGGACCGGCGTCCAGGGTCGGCGACCCTGTGAACAGGCGGTCCTGCGAGATTCCGATCGTCATCCAGGACCGGTCCTTCGCCACCGACGGCTCGCTCCACTATCCGGGCAGCCGTGAAGACTTCGACCGGTTCGCCGGGCCGTACATCCCCGGCAGCGACCTGTCACCCATCTGGAATCCGGAGTTCTTCGGCACCGCCATGATGGTCAACGGCCGGACGTGGCCTTTTCTGCCGGTTGAGCCACGCCGTTTCCGGTTCCGCTTCCTCAACGGCTGCAACTCCCGGTTCCTGGAACTGAAGATCGTGACCAACCCTGTGGCGAAGCGTCCGGTGGCCGCGGCCCTGCCTTTCTGGCAGATCGGCTCGGAGGGCGGGTTCCTGCCAGAGCCCGTGGAACTCGGCAGGCTTCTGCTCGCCCCGGCCGAGCGGGCGGATGTGATCGTGGACTTCGCACGCCTACCGGCGGGTACGGAGCTGTACCTGATAAACGAAGCTCCCGACGGAGTCTTCCGCGGAGATGCCAGGGCCGCGCCGGCTGATCCCGCGACCACGGGGCAGGTGATGAAGTTCGTGGTGCGGGCGCCGGCGGGACGAGATTCCAGCGTGGCTCCCGACCAGCTCACGCTGCCCTCGTTCACCCCCCTCGGCTCGGCGACGAAGACGCGCAAGGTCGCCTTGCTGGAACGCAACTCCGCGGTCATCTCCGGCGCCGGACCGACAGCGGTGCTGCTCGGTACCATCGATGGACATGGGACGGCGAGGATGTGGTCCGATCCGATCACCGAGACCCCCGCAGTGGGCGCCATCGAGGTGTGGGAGATCCACAACTTCACCATGGACGCTCACCCCATCCATGTCCACGAGGTTCTGTTCCAGGCCGTCGACCGGCAGCCGTTCGCCCGCATTGCCCGACCTCCGGAGCGATGGGAGAAGGGGTACAAGGACACGGTGATCGCCTACCCGAACGAGATCACCCGGATCAAGGTGATGTTCGACCGGGCCGGCCTGTTCGTGTGGCACTGCCACATCCTGGAGCACGAGGACAACGAGATGATGCGTCCCTACCGCGTCGAAGGCTGA
- the tnpA gene encoding IS200/IS605 family transposase has protein sequence MRRGRSVVYSLHAHLVFTPKYRRGVFTDELLSRCEEIMTEVCDSFGAQPREFNGENDHVHLLVYYPPKVALSTLVNSLKGVSARLLRKEFPSHVRTYLRDGHFWSPSYFAASCGGAPLSIIKEYIENQKRPDQRPGGEREAIPPGRERPGFLAK, from the coding sequence ATCCGCCGGGGCCGCAGCGTGGTCTACAGCCTGCATGCGCACTTGGTCTTCACGCCCAAGTATCGGCGCGGGGTGTTTACCGACGAACTGCTGTCACGATGCGAGGAGATCATGACAGAGGTGTGCGACAGTTTCGGAGCACAGCCGCGCGAGTTCAACGGCGAGAACGATCACGTGCATCTGCTGGTGTACTACCCGCCCAAGGTCGCCCTGTCCACCCTGGTCAACTCCCTCAAGGGCGTCTCGGCCCGGCTGCTGCGCAAGGAGTTCCCCAGTCACGTCCGCACGTATCTGCGGGACGGGCACTTCTGGTCCCCGTCCTACTTCGCCGCCTCCTGTGGCGGTGCCCCGCTTTCGATCATCAAGGAGTACATCGAGAACCAGAAACGCCCGGACCAGCGTCCGGGCGGGGAGAGGGAAGCGATTCCTCCCGGGCGTGAACGCCCGGGGTTCCTCGCTAAATAG
- a CDS encoding IS982 family transposase, with translation MTTELNTLATALYVKIDDAVKASPDLLPWRPKTGIAPALSDAELVTLAVMSALLGFTSERRWVRYAHTELRDMFPYLPGQSGYGKRLRKASGLVLHMIRMLAADTSLWSDDVWLVDSTPVECGRSRETAKRSDLAGWAQYGYCASHSRYFWGLRLHLLCTLGGLPMAFALTGAKADERETLLGMLDSAPEMVAARPGQTIIADKNYYGRAFEQALTERDLRLLRPARKGEPERAGARLFKPLRQTIESINQTFKGQLDLERHGARTPAGVIIRVLTRILALTAAIWHNDKTGQPIKRSLIAYDH, from the coding sequence GTGACGACAGAACTGAACACCCTCGCAACCGCACTCTATGTCAAGATCGACGACGCGGTGAAGGCATCGCCGGACCTGCTGCCATGGCGGCCGAAAACGGGGATCGCACCCGCCCTCAGCGACGCCGAACTCGTGACACTGGCGGTGATGTCGGCTCTGCTGGGCTTCACCTCCGAGCGGCGCTGGGTGCGCTATGCCCACACCGAACTGAGGGACATGTTTCCTTACCTGCCCGGGCAGTCCGGGTACGGAAAGCGGCTACGCAAAGCGTCCGGCCTGGTCCTGCACATGATCAGGATGCTGGCCGCCGACACCTCGCTGTGGAGCGACGACGTGTGGCTGGTCGACTCCACGCCGGTGGAGTGCGGCCGATCCCGGGAGACGGCCAAGCGCAGCGATCTGGCCGGGTGGGCGCAGTACGGCTACTGCGCGTCCCACTCGCGGTACTTCTGGGGATTGCGGCTGCACCTGTTGTGCACCCTGGGCGGGCTGCCGATGGCGTTCGCGCTCACCGGCGCCAAGGCCGACGAGCGCGAGACCCTGCTCGGGATGCTGGATTCGGCACCCGAGATGGTGGCCGCCCGTCCCGGTCAGACGATCATCGCGGACAAGAACTACTACGGCCGCGCCTTCGAGCAGGCCCTCACCGAGCGTGACCTGAGGCTGCTGCGCCCAGCCCGCAAGGGTGAGCCCGAGCGGGCCGGAGCACGCTTGTTCAAGCCGTTGCGGCAGACCATCGAGTCGATCAACCAGACCTTCAAGGGCCAGCTCGACCTGGAACGACACGGTGCCCGTACTCCTGCTGGCGTCATCATCCGCGTACTGACACGGATCCTGGCACTGACCGCCGCAATCTGGCACAACGACAAGACTGGACAACCGATCAAGCGATCCCTGATCGCCTACGACCACTAA
- a CDS encoding sensor histidine kinase: MGEIEPGALIPHMRLDELLSELHVRLEAVLATRDRVHALLNAVVSVGSDLDLETVLRRIVETAITLVDASYGALGAIGDENTLTQFIPVGLTEEEIARIEHWPHGLGLLGLLIKQPQSLRLGHICDHPESYGFPPGHPPMGSFLGVPIRVRDEVFGNLYLTEKRGGGEFDEEDEAIVTALATAAGVAIENARLYEESRRREMWLQASSEVTTSLLSGAEPREVLMLIARRAREMAGADIVAVLLPDEAGRMLQVIITDGPVGDRAVHVEAPVADSLAGRAFTSGEPLMVTDPGEEEISVVIAGRASLGPVAAVPIGAVGTVRGVLWLGKRSGRIPFSLAELGMLHSFAGQAAIALELAESRMDAERLGLLEDRDRIAKDLHDVVIQRLFAIALTLMSTVRLVDKPEASSRLQNAIDELDGTIRQIRSTIFALQIPHQDGDSGLRAQLVDLVEGARGHLGFLPGLTMEGQIDSRVPPEVAEHLPAVLREALSNIVRHARASKADVSVKVDGDRLTLLVRDNGVGLPEGGGRSGLRNLQERAEQLGGFFEIGSPAEGGTRLVWSVPLA, encoded by the coding sequence ATGGGGGAGATCGAGCCGGGCGCGCTGATTCCGCACATGCGGCTGGATGAGCTGCTGTCGGAGCTGCATGTGCGGCTGGAGGCGGTGCTGGCCACCCGGGACAGGGTGCACGCCCTGCTGAACGCGGTCGTCTCCGTGGGCAGCGACCTGGATCTGGAGACGGTGCTGCGCAGGATCGTGGAGACCGCCATCACCCTGGTCGACGCGAGTTACGGTGCCCTGGGCGCGATCGGTGACGAGAACACGCTCACCCAGTTCATCCCCGTGGGGCTGACCGAGGAGGAGATCGCCAGGATCGAGCACTGGCCGCACGGGCTGGGCCTGCTGGGCCTGCTGATCAAGCAGCCGCAGTCGCTCCGGCTGGGGCACATCTGCGACCACCCCGAGTCCTACGGCTTCCCACCGGGCCACCCGCCGATGGGCTCCTTCCTGGGCGTGCCGATCCGGGTGCGCGACGAGGTGTTCGGCAACCTCTACCTCACCGAGAAACGCGGGGGAGGGGAGTTCGACGAGGAGGACGAGGCGATCGTCACGGCGCTGGCCACCGCGGCCGGGGTGGCCATCGAGAACGCCCGGCTGTATGAGGAGAGCCGGCGGCGCGAGATGTGGCTGCAGGCGTCTTCGGAGGTCACCACCAGCCTGCTGTCCGGGGCGGAGCCCCGAGAGGTGCTCATGTTGATAGCGCGGCGGGCGCGGGAGATGGCCGGCGCCGACATCGTGGCGGTTCTGCTGCCAGATGAGGCCGGGCGGATGCTCCAAGTGATCATCACTGACGGGCCGGTCGGCGATCGGGCGGTCCATGTCGAGGCGCCGGTCGCCGATTCCCTGGCGGGCCGGGCCTTCACCAGTGGTGAGCCGCTCATGGTCACCGATCCGGGTGAGGAGGAGATCTCGGTCGTGATCGCCGGGCGGGCGTCGCTCGGACCCGTCGCCGCCGTGCCGATCGGCGCGGTGGGGACCGTGCGCGGCGTGCTGTGGCTGGGCAAGCGCTCGGGCCGTATCCCGTTCAGCCTGGCGGAGCTGGGCATGCTGCACTCCTTCGCCGGGCAGGCCGCGATCGCCCTGGAGCTGGCCGAGAGCCGGATGGACGCCGAGCGGCTGGGGCTGCTGGAAGACCGTGACCGCATCGCCAAGGACCTGCACGACGTGGTGATCCAGCGGCTGTTCGCCATCGCCCTGACGCTGATGAGCACCGTACGGCTCGTCGACAAGCCCGAGGCCTCCTCCCGGCTGCAGAACGCGATCGACGAGCTGGACGGCACCATCCGGCAGATCCGTTCGACCATCTTCGCCCTGCAGATCCCCCACCAGGACGGCGACAGCGGCCTGCGCGCCCAGCTCGTCGACCTGGTGGAGGGCGCACGCGGGCACCTGGGCTTCCTGCCCGGTCTGACCATGGAGGGCCAGATCGACAGCAGGGTGCCGCCGGAGGTCGCCGAACACCTGCCGGCCGTTCTCCGTGAGGCGCTGTCCAACATCGTGCGCCACGCCAGAGCCTCCAAGGCCGACGTGTCGGTGAAGGTCGACGGCGATCGGCTCACCCTCCTCGTGCGGGACAACGGGGTGGGGTTACCCGAGGGCGGCGGGCGCAGCGGACTCCGCAACCTCCAGGAGCGGGCCGAACAGCTCGGCGGCTTCTTCGAGATCGGCTCCCCGGCGGAAGGCGGCACCCGGCTGGTGTGGAGCGTCCCGCTCGCCTAG